The genomic interval TTGAGGGCATCAACGTGAACTGGAACGGCCTCGGCTGATCTGAACCCATGAATATCTTTGGCGTCGGTCTCCCCGAAATGGCGGTTATCGGCGCCGTTGCGCTACTGGTTTTCGGTCCGAAGCGCTTGCCAGAGCTTGGTCGCACGTTGGGAAAGACCCTGAAGGGATTCCAATCCGCGTCCAAGGAATTTGAGCGCGAGATCAACAAAGCCATGGCAGATCCGGAGGTGCCAGCGGACGCTGCCAAACCGGTCGAAGAACTTCCCCCCGGCGACTGAGTCGCCACAACTGAGTCGCCGCAGTGGTATGACCACCGATCTCAAGCTTGTCGTGGGACTGGGGAACCCCGGCACGAAATACACGGGCACGCGCCACAACATCGGCTTCATGGCTTTGGAGCTTTTTTCGGAGCGTTCCGGATTCAGTTTTCGGCAGCAAGCCAAATTGCATGGCTTGGCGGCCGACACAGGAGTGGGTGATCAGCGTTTGCGCCTCCTCATGCCGCAGACCTACATGAACGACAGCGGTCGTGCCATTCGTGCTGCGCTCGATTGGTTTGGCCTCGAGCCCCATCAACTGCTGGTGTTGGTGGATGACATGGATCTCCCCCTTGGCCGTTTGAGGCTGCGTGCTCAGGGGAGTGCTGGTGGTCACAACGGACTGCGTAGCACCATTCAGCATCTCGGCACCCAGGCGTTCCCCAGGCTGCGGATCGGGATTGGTGCTCCGGCTGAGAACCCTGCCGAGCGTCGTGCCCGAACGGTTTCTCACGTGCTTGGACCCTTCAGCAAGCTGGAGCAGCCCTGTGTGGGGGCTGTCCTGGACGCTGTCCTGGAAGGGATTCATCGTCTTCAACGTCAGAGCTTTGAGCGCGCCGGGACCTGGATCAACGGGTTTCGCTACGACCTGGAGTCCGAAGACTGATGCCGGCTCTTCCGGCGACAACAGCCCATCTACGGGTGCTTCGCCAATGTTTTCAGGCGAAACGTGTTGAGGGTGAGGTCTCTGCCGGAGGCTTTGAGTGGCAGTTTTCCTGGGCGTTTGACCGCGGCGAGCTGATGGTGGAGCCGTCCTTAGGACGTGCCCTGATCGAGGATGCCTTGCGGCGGTTCCTGGTGCGTTCTGATTACAAGCTCGAACCAGGAGGTGACTACACCTTCATGGTCAGGGCCAGGTTTTGAGCACGAATGTGGGTGCAGGCTCTGGCCATTGCAGGTGGCACCCCAGGTGCTCTTCCAGCATGACTAAGGCGGCAACAGCATCCAGGTCCACCGGTGGAATGCGCAGCCCTTTCGGTAGAACTCGGCGCCAACCCCGAGCCGGCCACAGCGTCCAGTAACGCTGTCTTGCCCGCAGGGTGGTCCCCTGCTCCGGAATCACGGTGAGGCTGCCCAGGCCTTCCAGCCGCTTGATCCACGCTTGGCTTCCTGTTCCGTCGCCAATCAGGATGCGATCTAGAGCTTGGTCTTGATTCCACTGCTCGAGCCAGGGTTCCACGGCCTCTGGGGTCAGAACATGGCCCTCGCTGACAAGACCATGCTGAAGATCGGCCAGCACAAGGCCACATTTGCAGCGGCCTGGGTCGAGCACGGCCACCCGTTTCATGGGGATGCCTCAACCGTGACGACTACAGCATCGGAGCTGTAGCTAATCCCTGCGGCAATCACCTTCAAGACCACGCTTTTGCTGGGTCCCTCCATCAATGCCTGGGCCAGTTGGGAGAGTGCTGATCCATCGAATTGCAGTCCTTCCGTCAGGGATCCTCGCCGTTGCACCTCGGCATAGGCCGAGGCCAAGAGAAGGTTCAGCCGCGTTCGAATGCCCTCCGGTGTGCGTTCATCCGTTCGCAGTGTGGTGGTCGCTAGCACGTCACCGCTTTGCGCCACCGGGCGGTTGGGACGCACTTCGGGGAAGGCGTACACCGCCGTTTCACCACGCAGCACATTGGTGGCGGAGCGCAGCGAGATCACCCAGGTGTCCGGCTTGCGGATGATGTTCTGCAAGCGTTCCACGTCGCTGCGGGGAACGCGGATCAACTGTCGTTCGGGTGCTTCACCCGGCCTCACCTTGCCGTAGGCGTTGGCATTGGCCTCTTGAAGCAGCCTGTCGACAGCCTGTTTCGCTTGATCAGGAGCATCGAGACGAACCGTTGCTCTCGCCAAGGTTTGTCCGCTACTGATCACCACCGATCCACGCCTCAGGGCGACCAGGTTGAATTCGAGTTCCTTGAGTTCCTGCTCGCCAGCTCGGATTCGGCTCCGCACGCTTTTCAATTCGGCCTCCGTGCGCTGGATGTCGGCATCGCGGGAGGCGATGTCCCGGCTCAGACGCTCACGTTCTGCTTCGAGTTGGGCGCGTTCGTTCTGCAGGGGAGCCAGTTCACGGCGCAGGGTGTCAGCCCGTTGCTGTGACTGCTTGAGTTCAGCGGCGATCCGGTTGGCTTCTGTTCGGGTCTCTTCCCGTTCCCGTTCGGCTGCATCGAGCTGCCGCCGGCTGTCCTGGAGCCGGTCTTGCAGAGCATCCAGTTCAAACAGGCCCACCCGCAGCTGGCGGCTCACCAGCAGCAGCAGGCCGAGCGACAGTGCGCTGATCAGGCTGCCGGTCAGCACCGTAATCAGAACGGCGGTCCGTCGCGGGCGCATCTTGAACAGACTCAGGCGGGCCTTGCCGACACGACTTCCCAGCCGGTCACCCAGGGTCGACAGAACGCCCCCGAGCACCAGCAGAACCAGGATCAGTGCCCAGCCACTCATGGCCGCACCTGTGGGTTGACGTGCTGCCTAGCTGAATCGTTTGGCCAGAGCGATTGGATCCAGAACGGTGATTTTTTTGCGGTCAATCTGAACCAGACCGGATTGACGCAAGTCTCCCAGCAGACGCGTGATTGTCACGCGCGTTGAGCCAATCGCTTCGGCGATGGCCTGATGGGACAGGCGCAGGTCGATGGTGATTCCCAGTTCATCCGCTACGCCGAAATCCCTGCACAGCACCAACAGAAAGCTCACCAGTCGGGATGACATGTCCCTGTGGGTCAGCGTTTCGATCATCGTTTCGGTCTGAAGAATCCGACTGGAAAGGCCCTGCAGCAAGCGCAGGCCAACGCTGGTATCCGCTTCGATCGCCGCCTTCACGGATGTCGCAGGCGCCGTCACCATCTCGACTCTGGTGAAGGCTACGGCGTGGTAGAAGCGATCAGACCGTTGACCGGTCAGCAACGACAGCACCCCAAAGAGGCTGTTCTCGCGGAGCAAGGCCACTGTGATCTCTTCCCCTGACTCGTAGACGCGGGAGAGACGGACCGCTCCGCGGCGGATCAGATAGACACGTTCAGCAGGATCTCCAGGGAAAAAGATGGTCTTGTTGCGGTCCACCAGTTCACTGCTGGCGCCGTCCAGATCCCGGATGATTTCCAGGAGGGAGCGGTTGGCCGGTTCTGTGCTGGGGGTTGGAGCCACCATCTGCGGGGCGTATCGGCTGAAACCTCGGCTACTGGTCATGACAACCCCCTGGTGAGGCGAAGCTACGGAGCCAACGGTGGCCGCCGTGTAGCGGTTATTACGTAACTCTGCTGTGCTCGTTCATCGCTTGGCGTTGCGCCTGCATCAGGGATGTCAATCCAGGCTCAGCCAGATCCAGTAATTCATTGAGCTGGCTGCGGCTGAAGGGCGCTCCCTCCGCAGTTCCCTGGATCTCCAACAGGCGACCATCGCCAGCCTGCACAACATTCAGGTCCACCTCAGCTCTGCTGTCTTCGCTGTAGTCCAGATCCAGCAAGGCCTGGCCACCCACTAGGCCGACGGACACGGCCGCTACCTGGTCGATCAGTGGCGATTGCTCCAGAATCCCCTTTTCCACGAGTGAAAGGCAGGCTTGCTCAAGGCCGAGCCAAGCTCCCGTGATGGATGCAGTCCGTGTTCCGGCGTCGGCTTGGATCACATCGCAGTCGATCAGCAAGGTGCGCTCGCCCAGACGCTTCATGTCGATCACAGCGCGAAGGCTTCGGCCGATCAACCGTTGAATCTCCTGCGTGCGGCCCGACAATTTCATGAGCTCCCGTGATTGCCTCTGCGGCGTGGATCCCGGCAGCAGCCGGTATTCGGCGCTGACCCATCCCAACCCTTCCCCCTTCCGCCAGCGGGGAACCTTGTCCTCCAGGCAGACGCTGCACAGAACAGCGGTTCGGCCGGTGTGAACCACAAGGGAGCTCAAGGCAAAACCCATGGGATTCCAGGTCACCGAGAACGGCCGTAATTGCTCAGGGCGACGGCCATCGGTTCGGCTTCCAGCGGTTTGGCTCATCGGTGGTGTGCAGTTCTTCAAGCCTCGCAGCCGGTTGGTTCTCGCCCGTCCAAACACCATGGGTGGTGTCAATGCACTTGTGGAATGTCATCTCGCCGCTACATTCAAGGTCTTGCCGGGATTGCCCGGACGGATGTTGCCGTGATGACCACAAGCCTTGCCGACCCCCAAGCGTTCCAGAACTCTCTGGATCGGGATCAGCAGGCTTTGCAACGGGCAGGACTCAGGCCCCTGCCACCTGTTGCAGATCCTCCACCCCTATATCTGGTGGCGCCCGAAGGGCAGCTCCAGGTGCACACAGCGCCCTATCGCGGCAGTTTCGCCAGTGTTCTCAGTCAGGCGATGCGTTCCGCTGGCCTGGGCAGTCGTGTTCTGATCAGTCAGTTCCTCAAAGGGGGCGTGCAGCAGGGGCCCGCAGGTCGCGTCCAACTTTGTGGAGGCCTGGTTTGGCTGCGTCCTGAGGTGCCTCTCTGCCTCTCCTCTCCGAATCACCCCGGCGGTGCGGAGGCGGTGGCTGCCGTTTGGTCCATCTGCCGTCAGCATTTGATTCAGGGGGATCTCGACCAGTTGGTTCTGGATGAAATCGGCCTGGCTGTGGCCTTCGGTTACCTCAATGAATCGGACGTGATTTCAGCTCTCGAGCAGCGGCCCGCCTCGATGGATGTGATCATCACAGGACCTGCGATCCCCGCTGGCGTGGTGGAGATGGCAGATCAAGTCACGGAGTTGCGCCGAGGTTTCTGATGCTCAAGTGCGATCGCTGGATCACTGAACAGGCTGGGCAGGGAATGATCGAGCCATTCCAGAGCGGCCTCGTCCGTCATCTGGATCCGGAGCAGAAGCTGCGTCCGGTGCTGAGCTTTGGTTGCTCCTCCTACGGCTACGACCTACGCCTGTCTCCTCAGGAATTTTTGATCTTCCGGCACGTTCCCGGCACGGTGATGAATCCCAAGCGGTTCAATCCGGCCAATCTCGAGCCAACTCCTCTCCATGAAGATGAGGACGGTCGATATTTCATTCTTCCGGCCCACTCCTATGGCCTTGGCGTGGCGCTTGAAAAGCTTCGAGTTCCTCCCAACATCACTGTGATCTGTTTGGGTAAGAGTACTTATGCCCGCCTTGGAATCATTGTGAACACCACCCCAGCGGAAGCCAGCTGGGAGGGTCACCTCACCCTTGAATTCAGCAACAGCTCCGGTGCTGACTGCCGGATCTATGCCGATGAAGGCATTTGTCAGCTGTTGTTTTTTGAGGGTGATCCCTGTGCGACCACCTACAGCGATCGGCAGGGCAAATACCAGCACCAGCCCGAACGTGTGACGCTCGCCAAGGTTTAGATCTCCCCGCTTTAAGGGGCCAGTCGTGCTCGATGCAGCCTGCTTTTTTCGTACCAGGCGGCGAACTCAGGAGCCCAATCCACCATGTGGGGCCACATCAGATCGCAGAGCTGGCGGATCTCCAGCTGAGCATCGAGTTTGGCCCGTAGATCCATGAAGTGGAGAAACGCGCGCAAACTGAAGCTCACCACAAAGTGCTGGCGGTAGTCGAACGGAAGGATGCCGCGGGCGTGCTCCTCGGAGAAGCCGGCTTTGAGAAGATCCCTGTATCGCTCGGCAGCGCTTCGGCATAGATCAAGATCTTGGTTGCGCAGCTCTTCCGTGTAGGCATATTTCTTGCCCTGCCTGTCGCTGTAGTCGCCGACGGGCCGCAAATAAAACACCTCTTCAAGCTCTAGGGCCCCATCCGCTGCTCTGCAGATGCGATCGCCCGTGTAGCGCATCGATTGCACATCGAAGCTCACGCCGACCCGATGGGTGCGGGCCTGCTGCATCACCGAATGAGGGAACCAGCCCACGTTCAGCACGATCTGTGCATGTTCCATGGGGCCGTAATGGCCGCGCTCTCCGGATAGCAAACGTTTAACGCAGATCTCCCCAGCCCTTTGTTCATCAGGCCAACTGGCACGATCTCCGGCCACAAAACCTTCGCTGTAGTCCTGATGCATGGCCGCATAGATGCATTGCTGCGGGTTCGGCGTGGCAGCGATCAGATCGACCCGAAAGCGGTCCATGGGAGCGTCAGAGTGACGAGTTGTGGTGATCATGGCGAGGTGTGTCAACCATGGCTGCGAGGTCCAGCCGTTGGTTGGATCGACGTTCCCGCTAATGCGCTATCTGCGGAGGAGGGACCAGGCAGACGGCTGATGCTGCCGACTCCAGGCAAGGCTGGCAATGGCTGATTCTCAAGCAGTGCAGCACTCAAGAGTTGCAGTTCTTCCGAGCTGCGCAGGCCGAGGGATCGGCCCCTTGGCTCCCCCTCGGCGTTGAACAGGTTCAACTGAGGAATGCCATTCACGTCGTAGCGATCAACCAGATCTTGCCAACGGGGATTGTCGACGTTCACCAGAACAACATCGAGTTGCTCTCGGGAACTCTGCTCCAGTTCCAGCATTGAGGGAGCCATTTCTCTGCAGACCTGACACCAGTCGGCGTAGAACTCGATCAGTGTGGGCCGTCCGTTGTTCAAAGCAGTCTGCGGGTCGAGGGATCGTCTCGCCAGCTGCTCCATCGGACTTTCGCTCTGAATACCGCCTCGCAACATCACCAGACCGAGGGCGAGAGCAACCGCGACCAGCACCAGCACCCATCGCTGTGTCGTGCCAAGGGGAGAAGACTCTGGGGAACGTGTCATCGCGCCTCAACCGCTGCCATCACTTTGGCAGCTCCTCAGGAAGCTCGCGGCTAGCTTGCACCCATGCCAATTCTGCGACTGCTGAGCCTTCCGGTTCGGGCGCCGTTGCTGACGGTGCTGTTTCTCGTTGCGGTTGTGCTCGGAAACCATTGGCAGGTTGTTCAGCCCGCATTCACCTCTCTCTTCGGGGTGAGTTCGGCCTGGTTCTGGTGCCTCGTGCTGCTGCAGGCCGAGGTGGTTGTCGTGTTCTGCACAATGCCGGATCTGCTGCTGCGGCAGGTGTCGATGCTCATGGCGTCCAGCCGGGTGATGACGTTGGTCGTCACGTTGCTGTTGGTGATTACCGGTGGCATTTACCTGCTCAAGCTCAATGTTCTTACCGACGTTCTGATCCTGGCTTCAGCCTTGCTGTTGGCGCGTCTCGATCTCATTCGCATTGGCGTCCTGCCCGGTGCCAGGACGTGCCTATTCCTGATGAGTGCCGTCGTGATCGGCGGCATCGTCGCTGGCACGCTTCTGCCTAACCCCACGGCCAACCTCTTCGCAGGAGGGTTGATCACCACCTGAGTAGCCGATCAGGTTGTCGAGCACTTTCTTGGTGTAGAAGCGTGTTTCCGGGTACGGAATGCGTTCTACCCAGAGCGCAGCATCGTCCCCATTGGTGGGCTGAGGCCATGAGGCCACGGCGCCGGGCCCGGCGTTGTAGCTCGCAATACTGCGAAAGGGGTCGTTCTCCCATCGCTCTAATAATTGGTTGAGGTATCGCGCTCCCAGTTGGATGTTGTCGGCGGGATCCTGCAGCATCAGCGTGCTGGTTGGCTCGCCAGCCATCTCCGTGGCTGTGGATGGAAGCAGTTGCATCACGCCAACGGCCCCTGCGGGGGAGACGACCCCAGGTGCAAAGCGTGACTCCTGCTTGGCGATCGCTCGCAGCAGATTGGCGTCAAGATCTTCCTCCTGCGCTGCTGCTTTCATCTCAGCCTGGAAGAGGCGGGGGAACTGGCTGCGGTGGAGGAGGTGCCGTTGCTGGCAGCTGGGATCACGCCAGCGAAGGCTGAGCCACCAGAGCTGATCCAGTCCCATCCAGGTGTCTCCGACGGCAAGGCGCAGTCTGCCTTCGGCGAGACGTTCTTCGGGTGGGAGCGTGATCACAGGATCACGCTGTGCCTGCCAGATCTCCCAGGCTGCATGCACCTGCCCGAGCCGCCAAAGGGTGTTCACTAAGGCGTCTTGGCTATTGAGGGGTTGCCAGGTCTGTGGATCCTTCTGCGGGTGTTGTTTGCGTAGATCCAGAGGTCCTGAGATCCCTAGGCGATCCATGGCGCGCCATCGGTAGTAGCCCGCTGGGAAGGACCTGATCAGGCTGCGCCAGGTGCGCTCAGCCTTTTCCGTTTCACCAAGTTCCTGGTGGCTGAGCCCAAGCCAGAACAGCCTGCGTGCCTCCAACGGTGGTGGCAGAGGGCCCTGCTCGCTGCGGCGGTCCAACAGGTTGCGGGTGCGCTCCCAATTCCCGGCAAGGAAAGCATCGCGGGCGAGGTCCCATTGGAGTTGCCAGATGTCGGGATCGTTGGGCCACCGGTTCAGGGCGGCTTCCGCTTCATTGCCGTCGGCCAGTCGCACGCGAGCCGCGGCAACGGCGGCTGAGCGCTTCTCAACGCCTGCCGGCAGGGCATCCAGGACCCCAGGATCGGGATAAAGCGGCTCGCTCAAAATCCTTGCCGCTTCAAGGCTTGCGGCATGGCCTGGGTGGGTTTGCGCCAGGGTCAGCAGCTGTGCTGTTCCCTCATCAGGGTCACCATGCAGCAGCAGGGATCGACCAATGGCCAGTTGGGTTTCCGGGGCGGCATCGACGTCCTGGAGACAGGCCAGCGCTGTTTCCGCATGGCCTCGTTTCGCCATTGCTTGCGCCAAGTTTTGGCGCTGGGCGGGCTCTGGTGCCTGTGCCCCCGTGGCCTGGCAGGCGTCACGCATCTGTTCTAAGGCCCCCGGCCAACGCACATTCCAGCGGGCCAGGTGCAGGGCCCCTTGATGGTTCTGCAGCGGTTCGGGCCCACCCCCCGCTGCCAACGTCAGCGCTGCTGGGTGGGCGGGTTGCTGCTGAAGCAGCTGCTGGTGATAAAGGGGTTTGTTCTGGCCAAGAGCCAAGCGAGCCCAGGCGGAGCCGGGCTCTTCGGGAAAGCGATCAAGAAGGCGCTGCCAGGTTTGTTCGGCCACCGCTGTCTTGCCCTGGGCGGCGGCGGTGAGTGCTGCCCGTTCGAGGACCACAGCAGCGACCGGATCGTGTCCCCAGCCTTGGCCATTGAGGAGTTGATTCGATTCATCTCTGGCCACCATCAATAAGGCGGCTTCTCGACGTGTCTGTGGATCGATAGACCAGCGGTAGTGCTGCCAGAGCTGTGCTTGCGAGAGCTCAGGTGTTAAGGGGTGATGCTGCCTCTTGAGCAGGTGCTGCCCACCCCATGCAGCAAAGCCGCTGAGACTGGCAACCGAGAGGAGCAGCAGCGTTCCGATTCGCGGCCCTGCCAGCACACCCAACCTGGATCAGAACTCATTCTGATGATCTTGACGGGAATGGCGACCGTTTCATCGACTGAGGGCAGATGAGGGCAGAGCTGCACCTGTCACGTTCCTGGGAAGCAGCGTTAGAAGCGCTTCGTATGGTGCTGTCCACGATTGAGACCCATGGTTCATACGGCGTGTTCCCCGATTGGCCCGGCTCTCGGTGACGCTGCGCCGGGGTTTGGAACCGATGGGATCCGTGGGCTTGCTGGCACCGTTCTGACGCCGGCCTTGTGCCTTCAGGTCGGCTACTGGGTTGGTCGGGTTCTGCAGGCGGAAGGCCCTGTTCTGATCGGGATGGATTCCCGGACGAGCGGCAGCATGGTGGTGTCTGCCCTGACAGCCGGTTTGACGGCGGCCGGCCGCGATGTGTGGACTTTGGGCCTTTGTCCGACACCGGCGGTTCCTCTGCTGATTCGCCAGCTCGGTGCCGCCGGTGGCTTGATGGTGTCCGCAAGCCACAACCCCCCTGCGGACAACGGAATCAAAGTCTTTGGAGCTGATGGCGCCAAGCTCAGCGCCCAGCGTCAGGCTCAAGTGGAAGCAGGTCTGAAGGGGCAACTCCCGATGGCCGAGGGTGCTTTTCGCTGCGGCGTTGCGCGATCAAGCGCCGACCTTCTGGATGGGTACCGCGAGGTCTTGCAGCAATCGGTGGCTGAACGCCGTCTCGACGGCGTTCCCATCGTTCTTGACCTTTGCTGGGGCTCCGCGACAGCCTGCGGCGAGGATGCGTTTCGTGCCTTGGGGGCTGATCTCACCGTGCTTCACGGTGAACCCGATGGCTCCCGCATCAACGTTGGCTGTGGATCCACCCATTTGGAACCTCTGCAGCGGGCTGTGATCGAGCGCGGTGCGGCGATGGGATTTGCTTTTGACGGTGATGCCGATCGGATGCTGGCAGTTGATGGCCGCGGATCCATCATCGATGGAGACCACGTGCTTTTCCTCTGGGGGTCAGTGCTGCAGGACCAGCAGGCGCTGCCCGATCAGCGATTGGTGGCGACCGTGATGTCGAACCTCGGCTTCGAGCGGGCCTGGCAGCAGCGGGGCGGCACTTTGGACCGCACTCCGGTGGGCGATCAGCATGTGCATGCAGCGATGGTGGCCAGTGGCGCTGCCCTCGGTGGCGAGCAATCCGGTCACATTCTTTCGGCCTCCCACGGGCTATGTGGCGATGGTGTTCTGACCGCTGTGCAGCTGGCCACCCTGTGTCATGCCCAGGGCATCACCCTCAGCGATTGGTTGGACCGCAGTTTTCAGGCCTACCCCCAGAAATTGGTCAATGTGCGGGTGATGGATCGTGCGCGACGCAAGAACTGGAGCGAGTGCACGGCTCTCACCGACGCCATTGCCACGGCGGAGCAGTCGATGGGAGAGAGCGGTCGCATTCTGGTGCGAGCTAGCGGTACGGAGCCGGTGCTGCGGGTGATGGTGGAAGCCGAGCAGTCAGAAGCTGTTGAGCAATGGACAGGGCATCTTGCTGCTGTTGCCGAAGACCATCTCAACGTGGCCTGACGGTCAAGTCCTGCGCCATCAGCAGAGCGCCATCGCAGGCATCACCCTTGGCCTCACCCCAGCGGGCAACGGGTATCGACTGACGCATGGTCTGCTGCACGGCTGTGCGGAAACCCATGAGATGGGTGATGGCTCCCCCCTGGCAGACCACCAGGGGGGAGCACAGCGAAAGCTGCTGCGCCACGGTGCTGATGCAGTTTGAGAGGGCTGCTGCTGATCGCTGCACGATCTCCTCCGCGCCCGAGCAGCCCTGGGATGCCGCCTCTACTACCAGCGGAGCCAAGGCCGCGAAGTCCGCCGTGCCGAAGTCGTTCTGTACCACCCGGGCTTTCACCGCTGCGTGGCTGTCGCATCCCATCTGATTCCAGATCTGCAGGCGCAGTGGATGGTCGGGCAGGCGCCCATCGGCCATGCGCAGGGTCAGTTGCAATCCCTGGTGGCCGAGGTCAAAGGCTGAGCCGGCTCCATCGAGCAGCCATCCCCAGCCGCCACAGCGGTGTTCATGGCCGTCCTCGCCTCTGCCCAGCACGATCATTCCCGTGCCGCTGATCGCCAGGATTCCTGCACCTTCAGGAATTGCACCTCGCAACGCCGTGCGTTCGTCTCCGGTGACCAGCACCTTGCCCAGTCTTGAGCCATCACTGATGGCCAGGGCATGACCCACCAATGCTTCGGCGCGCTGCTGCAACCTTGTGCCTTGTTCGATGCCGCTGGCTCCGACAACGGCTGCCTGGATCACGCCAGTGGGGTGATCTTTGAGGGCGTGCTGTGCACTTGTGCGGATCGCTTCGAGAAAACGTTGCTCACCCAGAGGGGCATCCAAATGACTGACGCCGGGCCCCTCGCCCTCACCAACAGGCTGAAGCAAGCCGTCCTTAACGAGGCTGAGGCGGCAGCGTGTGTGGGTCTGTCCGGCATCGAATCCTGCGAGCAGCGTCATGATTTTCCGGGTCGACTCACCAGGGTGGCCAGGGCAAACCAGCCGATCAGTTGCACTTCGGGGCGGAAGAAGATCGTGTCGGTGCTGCCCTGCATCAGCAGGCCAGCGATGGCAGCAAGGCTGGCGATGGCCGCCAACGCGCTTGGCCCGTCTGTTTTGAGCTGCTTCAGGCCCTGCCTCAGGCTGCTGACGAGCAATCCCAGGCAGGCCAATAGCCCAGGGATGCCGGTTTCCACCAGGATTTCCAAAGGAACGGAGTAGGCACTGAGGGCGTTGAACTTTGGCTGTTGATAAAGGGGGTAGATGCTGTTGAAGGCTGCATTGCCAGGGCCGATGCCAAGCCAGGGACGGTCTTGCACCATCTGGATGGCCGCCATCCAGACGTTGATGCGGAAATTGTTGGAACTATCGCCTCGTCCTGCCAGCAGGCTTGAGATGCGCGTGCGGATGGGATCGATCTGGGTGGCCGCCACCACAAGACAAGCGGCCCCAACAACCAAGACTGCTAGGGGGACGAGACGTCTCCAGAACGGAGGCCAGTGGCGGGTCCAGCGCAGCAGCAACAACAGCAGCAGCACGGCGACGGCAGCCACCATTCCCAGCCAGCCCCCTCGGCTGTAGGTGAACAGCGTGGCTGTTCCTGCGAGCACCAATGTGGTGCCAGCAAACAGCTGGGCTCCTACTCCACGCCACCGCACCAGAGCGATCGCCGCGAAGGGGATCAGTGGCAGCAGATACCCCGCCAGGAGATTGGGGTTTCCCAGGGGGCCATAGATCCGAATGGTGCCGGCGCTGACCGAATTTGGATCCGCCCAGCCCGCCAGTTCCTCGCTTGAGACATAGAGCTGACGCAAGGCGAGAACACTGCTGAGCAGGCCGCCACTCAGCAGTCCGGCGACCAGCCGGTCCCACCATCGTTCATTGCTCAGCAGCAGTTTGCAGAGCAAGGCATAGACGCCCAGGTAGCTGAGCAGTTTGATCAGGCCTTTGCTGGCAGCGATCGGAACAGGCGAAAAACCCG from Synechococcus sp. UW69 carries:
- the glmM gene encoding phosphoglucosamine mutase yields the protein MVHTACSPIGPALGDAAPGFGTDGIRGLAGTVLTPALCLQVGYWVGRVLQAEGPVLIGMDSRTSGSMVVSALTAGLTAAGRDVWTLGLCPTPAVPLLIRQLGAAGGLMVSASHNPPADNGIKVFGADGAKLSAQRQAQVEAGLKGQLPMAEGAFRCGVARSSADLLDGYREVLQQSVAERRLDGVPIVLDLCWGSATACGEDAFRALGADLTVLHGEPDGSRINVGCGSTHLEPLQRAVIERGAAMGFAFDGDADRMLAVDGRGSIIDGDHVLFLWGSVLQDQQALPDQRLVATVMSNLGFERAWQQRGGTLDRTPVGDQHVHAAMVASGAALGGEQSGHILSASHGLCGDGVLTAVQLATLCHAQGITLSDWLDRSFQAYPQKLVNVRVMDRARRKNWSECTALTDAIATAEQSMGESGRILVRASGTEPVLRVMVEAEQSEAVEQWTGHLAAVAEDHLNVA
- a CDS encoding IctB family putative bicarbonate transporter translates to MASADATQAASGGPLLARWQGLISPDQAVLKRLEGLAGLLLLVLLSGLPVFTRTGLALVIAACGALWLLWCLCSPPRRIGAISLWLMLFLAIAIVATGFSPVPIAASKGLIKLLSYLGVYALLCKLLLSNERWWDRLVAGLLSGGLLSSVLALRQLYVSSEELAGWADPNSVSAGTIRIYGPLGNPNLLAGYLLPLIPFAAIALVRWRGVGAQLFAGTTLVLAGTATLFTYSRGGWLGMVAAVAVLLLLLLLRWTRHWPPFWRRLVPLAVLVVGAACLVVAATQIDPIRTRISSLLAGRGDSSNNFRINVWMAAIQMVQDRPWLGIGPGNAAFNSIYPLYQQPKFNALSAYSVPLEILVETGIPGLLACLGLLVSSLRQGLKQLKTDGPSALAAIASLAAIAGLLMQGSTDTIFFRPEVQLIGWFALATLVSRPGKS
- a CDS encoding lytic transglycosylase domain-containing protein — its product is MLAGPRIGTLLLLSVASLSGFAAWGGQHLLKRQHHPLTPELSQAQLWQHYRWSIDPQTRREAALLMVARDESNQLLNGQGWGHDPVAAVVLERAALTAAAQGKTAVAEQTWQRLLDRFPEEPGSAWARLALGQNKPLYHQQLLQQQPAHPAALTLAAGGGPEPLQNHQGALHLARWNVRWPGALEQMRDACQATGAQAPEPAQRQNLAQAMAKRGHAETALACLQDVDAAPETQLAIGRSLLLHGDPDEGTAQLLTLAQTHPGHAASLEAARILSEPLYPDPGVLDALPAGVEKRSAAVAAARVRLADGNEAEAALNRWPNDPDIWQLQWDLARDAFLAGNWERTRNLLDRRSEQGPLPPPLEARRLFWLGLSHQELGETEKAERTWRSLIRSFPAGYYRWRAMDRLGISGPLDLRKQHPQKDPQTWQPLNSQDALVNTLWRLGQVHAAWEIWQAQRDPVITLPPEERLAEGRLRLAVGDTWMGLDQLWWLSLRWRDPSCQQRHLLHRSQFPRLFQAEMKAAAQEEDLDANLLRAIAKQESRFAPGVVSPAGAVGVMQLLPSTATEMAGEPTSTLMLQDPADNIQLGARYLNQLLERWENDPFRSIASYNAGPGAVASWPQPTNGDDAALWVERIPYPETRFYTKKVLDNLIGYSGGDQPSCEEVGRGVRQKRASDDAADHDGTHQE
- a CDS encoding BadF/BadG/BcrA/BcrD ATPase family protein, yielding MTLLAGFDAGQTHTRCRLSLVKDGLLQPVGEGEGPGVSHLDAPLGEQRFLEAIRTSAQHALKDHPTGVIQAAVVGASGIEQGTRLQQRAEALVGHALAISDGSRLGKVLVTGDERTALRGAIPEGAGILAISGTGMIVLGRGEDGHEHRCGGWGWLLDGAGSAFDLGHQGLQLTLRMADGRLPDHPLRLQIWNQMGCDSHAAVKARVVQNDFGTADFAALAPLVVEAASQGCSGAEEIVQRSAAALSNCISTVAQQLSLCSPLVVCQGGAITHLMGFRTAVQQTMRQSIPVARWGEAKGDACDGALLMAQDLTVRPR